Part of the Kangiella geojedonensis genome is shown below.
TGAGTCGTTAACTGGCTGGATTGGATCAGTTCTTTAATCAGTGAATCGTCGTTAAGATCCTTTTGTAACAGTGCTGACAACAACATGTGGCGCTCGCCAGCTTGTTGTTTAGACACTGCTGATTGACGCCAGATGCAGCCCAGCATTTCATGATAGCGATAAGGTGAGCCTTGGACTTGGTTTTGATAAGGATGACTGACAAAGTAGCCCGCGGGCTCTTCTAAAATTCTTAAGTCTCGTTCTGAAAACAATGAGTCAGATTGTGTGAGCTGGCTGAGCCAGTGTGAAATATGGTGGCCAGCAGCAATAAATTTCTCTGGAACGCCTCGGTAGCAGGAGGTGTTAAGAACAGTGATCGCTAACTTAACGTCAAACTGTTTAGATCTAGTTACGTTGCTGAGCGTTCGGATGGATTGTTGAGGTTGGTAGCTGTCACCGGCTTGACCAAGATGAATCAGTGTTTTCTGCTGCAATGCCCACTGGAATTGAGGGCGTATGTGGTGTTGATACTGCCATGGGTGGCAGGGGATAAGGGCAAAGTCTCTAACCTCGAAACCTGTTCCAAAGAGCGATTCTTGCAAAGCTTGAGTAAGTGCATGATAACTGTTGTCGGTCATCATGGAGGCAATAAGATCACGATTATTCAGATCACCCAGATGGCCGCTGGTTAAAATGCTTTTGTGTGCCGCAAGGTATTCCAGTTGAAACGCTTGAAGAGACTCTGGAGCAAAACTTTCATTATCAACTGCGCCCCAACCGAGGCGTCCGCGATTCGCGATAATCTTAGGGTGCGCATCAAGCAAACCTTGTAACTGTGGCTCATCCAGTTGCAGCAACTGACTTGCATCATACTTGGCCAGTTTTTCGAGGCGCTGGAATTCATTGTGAAGTGTATTCTGAACATCTTCGAGCCAGTTACCGAAAACAATATCATCGACTGATAAAGCCTTTTTCAGATCCAAACAAAACTGCAATGCATCAGTAGCGACTTCTTGCTTTCGGCTTAATGAGCTTGGCTTGATGATCAGCAGGTCCCACAATGTGTGACTCGCAGTAAATTGATACGCTACATCCTTGAGCATGACTTGGTAGCTGTCTGCTCCAGCTCGATTCACTTCGAGCTCTGTTCCGCCAAGCTCCGTTTCGTCAAGATCCGTTACACTAAGCTTCGTCGCTACCAGCTCTTGTTCGTACACAAATTCAGACAGTGAGCGTGCTATGAGCTGTTGGTTCGCTAGAGTCCACAAGCTGTTAACTTGATCGGTATGGGGCGAGCTCATAGCTTCACCTCGCGATAAAATTGATCGCGATAACACTCAAGCAGTGCTGCACGTTTGTGTGGAAAGTCAAACTCTTTGGTTTTGACAAAGCTGGTGTGTTCAAGGTACTTCAAAAGACCAACATTGTCCGCGCGTGGTTCGCCGACGACACGTTCCGTTCTTGGGTCGTCTTTAAAGATGAAGTCATTAACGAGATTCAGCCATAAGGTCGTATTGTGGCGTCCGAGAAAACGTTTGTCGCCAATGAGTAAGTGATAGCCACGGTCATAAGGAGTGGCGTCACAATAAGGCGCGATACGGTCATAATACGCCCAGTAGATTTCGAAATAGGCACATGGTGCATCATCGATGTAACCAATAACAGGCTCTACAAAATCTTGCTGAAAGAGTTTATTAAGATAATCTCGCAGTTCCTCTTTCGACTGGTTCAGTTCCCAAAATTCATAAACGTATTTTTGATTATGCCAGTGATGGAATAGGTCTAGATGCTGCTCCATATCCAGTTTGCGCAGTTCAAACTGTTGCCCTGATGATGGGTCGAAATATTGATAGAGAAGATCATTGGGATATTCCTTAAATGGCACCTGGTGTACGGGGTCTTGTGTATTAAGAGCGGTCATACTCAACTCCTTATGCTGCATTGCCAGCCGTATTAACAGCAGCTTTTAGTGGGTTTTGCAGTTGGTGATAAATCAAAAAAGGATCGGCCATGGTGTTTTCATTAATGGCGTGCAGGTTGCAGTAGAAGTTGCCTTTCGACCAAATGTGATCTGAATCTAATAGGTAATCAATAACCCGTTGGTCTGGCCAAGCTTCAGCTTTTAACTGCAGTAAAAACTCACGATAGATGTGTAAGGCTTCTTCTTCGCTTAATAGGTTAGTCAGGGTTAAACTGCTGATGGTGTTAAAGCAGGAGTTCACGAATAAGTAATACGTGAATAGGTGAATAACGGTATCGTTTTCGAAAAGGTTGCCACTATCGACTGTATCGCTCAGCAGCTCGTCGCCATACAGGCGCTTTGCCAAGGCTGAAAACCCTGTACCCTGACAATCTCTAAAGTAGGTTTTCACAGGCATTAACTGAGCATCAAACTCAATCACAATGTTTTGCTGGTGAGCTCCAAACAACAAACCGTATTTTGCTTGGGCTGCAATAATGGGCTTAATGGCTACTCGTAAAAAGTTGCGTAGAAACGCTTGCGCTAAGTGACTGACATCTGTTTTGGAACGCTCTGCTTGCGCTTTGAGGCGCAGGCTTAGACGGTTGTCGGGTGTGTTTGGTAAGTCCTGCAATAAACCCGATAGCACTTCCGTTGAGCTTGAGTGCTGATTATAGAAAGGATTTTCTCGCCAAATAATGGCTGTGCTGTCGAGCGCTGTGCCATTAGAGTCTTTAAGCGCAATGCTGATTGGCTCGCGCATGATGCTGAAGTGTGGTTGCTCCTGTTCCATCTCTTGAGCTTTGTGCGAAGACAAGACTTTTTCGATGACTTGGCCCCGAATCATTTCTTCCGGCTGTAAGTGACGGATCGAATTGGTCAGCTGTGTGCTTAAAGAGAACTTTAGCATCCATGGTGAGTTTTCTTGATACAAACTACGCAAAGACGAGGTGGCGCGCCACGCTTGTCCAAATTGTCCAAGGTTTCTAAGCTGCCCTTGCACAAAGTAATGTGCTAGTTCTGTATTAGCTTGCCAGTGTTTGGCTTGCCAAGGATGGCATGGGATTAGTAAGTGGTTCGTTGGCAACTCACCGGCCAGTTTTTGTAACTCCTGATCGTTAGCAATAAGTTCTTGGCAGTATTCTTCAATAGGCTTTTTGTTCCCGGCAAAAACGTACAGGATGGCTTTGTCTACAGCGAACCAACAAAGGTTAAAATCATTACCGTATTCTGGAACGTAGGTTTCTTCGTCAGCGCGGTCAAAGCCACTTCTTGACTTGGGGCAGGGGTGGATCGAGTGGCCTACCAGTAAACTTTGTTCGCTCTCGATGAAGTTTAGCTCTTGCTGAAAAAGTTTGTCTAAGTCATTGTGTCGGTAGTCGATAACCTTGTAGATATTTACCTGACTTTCCTTAGAGCGAGCGATTACTTTCCTTAAATTATCGATATTAGGCATCCCAAGCTTATCATCACTGAACAACTGTGGACGGTTACTGAGTTGCGTTAAAAACTCGTAAAATTCATACTCTTGAATGTCACCGCTAACCTGATCCACCAAGTATTGCTTAGAGTGAAAATAGCTCCTGCCAAAAGTAGAGTAGGCTATCAGCGGTAAGTAATAATATTGATGACTACTAATTTGAGAACAAAAACCTTCGGTATAACCTTTTGATTTAAAATGTCTTTCTGGAAGCTTCACATACTTCCATTGTTCGAACTCACGAACTAACGCATTTAAAAAGCAGTTCGCGCCTGAATCAAACATAATCTTTCCTTCCGATGTTATGGTGCTTATTTTTGGGCATACAATAGATCGAATGAGAATCATTATCAATAGCAAATAAGAATGAT
Proteins encoded:
- a CDS encoding IucA/IucC family protein, with translation MSSPHTDQVNSLWTLANQQLIARSLSEFVYEQELVATKLSVTDLDETELGGTELEVNRAGADSYQVMLKDVAYQFTASHTLWDLLIIKPSSLSRKQEVATDALQFCLDLKKALSVDDIVFGNWLEDVQNTLHNEFQRLEKLAKYDASQLLQLDEPQLQGLLDAHPKIIANRGRLGWGAVDNESFAPESLQAFQLEYLAAHKSILTSGHLGDLNNRDLIASMMTDNSYHALTQALQESLFGTGFEVRDFALIPCHPWQYQHHIRPQFQWALQQKTLIHLGQAGDSYQPQQSIRTLSNVTRSKQFDVKLAITVLNTSCYRGVPEKFIAAGHHISHWLSQLTQSDSLFSERDLRILEEPAGYFVSHPYQNQVQGSPYRYHEMLGCIWRQSAVSKQQAGERHMLLSALLQKDLNDDSLIKELIQSSQLTTQEWLQQLFSVMSVPLYHLLVKYGVGVIAHGQNVVVYFKNAIPSAIAIKDFHGDLRLLDAELPEQAALAPEAKALLTKLPKEHLVHDLLTGHFISVYRFLSPLVAEQTEVAEETFYQLLAEQIDAYQQSQPQYSERFEWFDLFRPQVERICLNNVRFDIGYQDNAERPLPKLGSDLTNPIYLGLKALQETHHRDFETTIGVDANNNALQPITNSTKEYSL
- a CDS encoding GNAT family N-acetyltransferase → MTALNTQDPVHQVPFKEYPNDLLYQYFDPSSGQQFELRKLDMEQHLDLFHHWHNQKYVYEFWELNQSKEELRDYLNKLFQQDFVEPVIGYIDDAPCAYFEIYWAYYDRIAPYCDATPYDRGYHLLIGDKRFLGRHNTTLWLNLVNDFIFKDDPRTERVVGEPRADNVGLLKYLEHTSFVKTKEFDFPHKRAALLECYRDQFYREVKL
- a CDS encoding IucA/IucC family protein, yielding MFDSGANCFLNALVREFEQWKYVKLPERHFKSKGYTEGFCSQISSHQYYYLPLIAYSTFGRSYFHSKQYLVDQVSGDIQEYEFYEFLTQLSNRPQLFSDDKLGMPNIDNLRKVIARSKESQVNIYKVIDYRHNDLDKLFQQELNFIESEQSLLVGHSIHPCPKSRSGFDRADEETYVPEYGNDFNLCWFAVDKAILYVFAGNKKPIEEYCQELIANDQELQKLAGELPTNHLLIPCHPWQAKHWQANTELAHYFVQGQLRNLGQFGQAWRATSSLRSLYQENSPWMLKFSLSTQLTNSIRHLQPEEMIRGQVIEKVLSSHKAQEMEQEQPHFSIMREPISIALKDSNGTALDSTAIIWRENPFYNQHSSSTEVLSGLLQDLPNTPDNRLSLRLKAQAERSKTDVSHLAQAFLRNFLRVAIKPIIAAQAKYGLLFGAHQQNIVIEFDAQLMPVKTYFRDCQGTGFSALAKRLYGDELLSDTVDSGNLFENDTVIHLFTYYLFVNSCFNTISSLTLTNLLSEEEALHIYREFLLQLKAEAWPDQRVIDYLLDSDHIWSKGNFYCNLHAINENTMADPFLIYHQLQNPLKAAVNTAGNAA